One region of Exiguobacterium acetylicum genomic DNA includes:
- a CDS encoding MarR family winged helix-turn-helix transcriptional regulator, producing MSQQALETIELELAILIRRLTTATADNRNLDRASYLLLRQLADSGKVGVKTLARELQLDVSTVSRQAAALDQKQLVEKVKDPTDGRAFFYHITDKGQEELTIYRTARLASIERLLTDWPSDDAEDFGRLLQQFNRALRER from the coding sequence ATGTCTCAACAAGCACTCGAAACCATTGAATTGGAGTTAGCGATCCTGATCCGGCGCTTGACGACAGCGACGGCAGACAATCGTAATTTAGATCGTGCTTCCTACCTCTTACTACGACAATTAGCGGATTCCGGCAAGGTCGGTGTCAAAACACTTGCCCGTGAACTCCAGCTTGATGTCTCGACCGTCAGTCGCCAAGCTGCAGCGCTCGATCAAAAGCAACTTGTGGAAAAAGTAAAAGATCCGACAGATGGTCGTGCCTTCTTCTATCATATTACGGATAAAGGACAAGAAGAGCTCACGATTTACCGGACAGCACGTCTCGCGAGCATCGAACGTCTCCTGACGGATTGGCCATCGGACGATGCCGAAGATTTTGGACGTCTATTGCAACAATTCAACCGTGCCTTGCGCGAGCGTTAA
- a CDS encoding MFS transporter produces the protein MALAEKTTTLEPETVLAESKHGLFHQPVAVWAVFFASITAFMGMGLVNPVLPTIAENLEASKSEVTLLFTSYNAVMAFAMLITGAISSRIGQKGTLMLGIAVIATVAGFASQADSIWTLVALRGGWGLGNALFVATALAAIVSLSSGGTAKAIILYEAAVGLGISIGPLLGGTLGSITWRAPFMGVATIMVIAFLVLLFLMPKPAASAAPKQKLSLKAPFQAMKHRSLLTLGIVAALYNVGFFTIMAYAPFVMKLPAQGLGFVFLGWGMLLAITSVLTAPKLKQWFGTIKAMVMMLITFAILLLLMGIFTETPAVVIVCVILAGAVLGNNNTLITTAVMDAAPVERSTASAAYSFLRFLGAAIAPFMAGKLAEIFNANLPFYVGSGFVLLSVIIIGVNLKHIRHIDRTEGGH, from the coding sequence ATGGCACTTGCTGAAAAAACAACGACGCTTGAGCCGGAAACGGTATTAGCAGAAAGCAAACATGGATTATTTCATCAACCAGTTGCTGTATGGGCAGTCTTTTTCGCCAGTATCACAGCATTCATGGGAATGGGGCTCGTCAATCCCGTTTTACCGACGATTGCCGAGAATTTAGAAGCGTCAAAAAGTGAAGTAACGCTCTTATTTACAAGTTATAACGCCGTCATGGCATTCGCGATGTTGATTACAGGCGCGATCTCATCACGGATTGGTCAAAAAGGAACATTGATGCTCGGAATCGCCGTCATCGCAACCGTTGCTGGTTTTGCTTCACAAGCAGACAGCATCTGGACGCTCGTCGCGTTACGCGGTGGTTGGGGGCTTGGGAACGCCTTATTCGTCGCAACTGCACTCGCTGCGATTGTTTCCTTATCGTCAGGCGGAACAGCCAAAGCGATCATTTTGTATGAAGCAGCCGTTGGTCTTGGGATTTCGATTGGACCATTGTTAGGCGGAACGCTCGGTTCAATCACATGGCGCGCCCCGTTCATGGGTGTTGCGACAATCATGGTTATCGCGTTCCTCGTTTTGCTCTTCTTGATGCCAAAACCAGCAGCATCTGCTGCACCGAAACAGAAGTTATCGTTAAAAGCACCGTTCCAAGCGATGAAGCATCGTTCACTCTTGACGCTCGGGATCGTTGCAGCACTTTATAACGTTGGGTTCTTTACGATCATGGCCTATGCGCCATTCGTCATGAAACTACCAGCGCAAGGACTCGGATTCGTCTTCCTCGGTTGGGGAATGTTGCTTGCGATCACATCGGTCTTAACGGCTCCGAAACTGAAACAATGGTTCGGGACAATCAAAGCGATGGTCATGATGTTGATCACATTCGCAATCTTGCTTCTATTAATGGGGATCTTCACGGAAACACCTGCCGTCGTCATCGTCTGTGTCATCTTAGCGGGAGCCGTGCTTGGGAATAACAACACGCTGATCACGACCGCTGTCATGGACGCAGCACCTGTCGAACGTTCGACAGCATCTGCGGCATACAGTTTCCTACGTTTTCTCGGGGCAGCCATCGCGCCATTCATGGCCGGGAAATTGGCTGAAATCTTCAACGCAAACTTACCATTTTATGTCGGAAGTGGCTTTGTCCTCTTATCCGTCATCATCATCGGGGTCAATCTCAAACACATTCGCCATATCGATCGGACAGAAGGCGGACATTAA
- a CDS encoding CBS domain-containing protein: MKAYESMKQEVITVNDTDLIRTVIERFIQSGISGVPVINAEQEVVGYISDGDIMRAIGKHKDIIVDTFLYVDVIKGDEEDYEDRIRHILNRPVMELARRKVVTADADTEMEEIAATLGAKRIKKLPILKAGRLVGIISRGDVIRQSFKQFM, from the coding sequence ATGAAAGCTTATGAGTCGATGAAACAAGAGGTCATCACGGTAAACGATACAGATCTGATTCGGACGGTCATCGAACGATTCATTCAATCTGGTATTAGCGGCGTTCCTGTCATCAATGCCGAGCAGGAGGTCGTCGGGTATATCAGTGATGGAGATATCATGCGCGCGATCGGAAAACACAAGGACATCATCGTCGATACATTCTTATATGTAGATGTCATCAAAGGAGACGAAGAAGATTATGAAGATCGGATTCGTCATATCTTGAATCGACCTGTCATGGAACTGGCACGCCGGAAAGTCGTAACTGCGGACGCTGACACAGAAATGGAAGAGATTGCAGCAACGCTCGGCGCAAAACGGATCAAAAAGCTTCCGATTCTGAAAGCAGGACGGCTTGTTGGGATCATTAGTCGAGGCGACGTCATCCGCCAATCGTTTAAACAGTTCATGTAA
- the mmuM gene encoding homocysteine S-methyltransferase, with the protein MSRIKNPVDQRLQEVPFLILDGALATELEQKGFDLNDPLWSARLLIEAPEQIENVHRDYFEVGADVAITSSYQASIEGFKQRHITTEEAQALIRQTVTLAQKARTLSGKSDALIAGSVGPYGAYLADGSEYRGHYGVSADVLEAFHRPRIEALIEAGADLLAFETIPSLEEAVVLFRILEAYPEVSAWLTFSLQDATHISEGTALATCIETIGQHPQLAAIGANCFPASYATDFIRHLKALTDVPIIVYPNSGEVYDPVAKTWSGTNQCTSFQTVAKTWYEAGARLIGGCCRTSPEHIAQIRSVCQVAHTS; encoded by the coding sequence ATGTCCCGAATCAAAAATCCAGTTGATCAACGATTACAGGAAGTTCCCTTTCTTATTTTAGATGGTGCCCTTGCAACCGAACTTGAACAGAAGGGATTCGACCTGAACGACCCACTTTGGTCAGCACGTCTCTTAATCGAAGCACCGGAACAGATCGAAAACGTCCATCGTGACTACTTTGAAGTAGGTGCCGATGTTGCGATCACTTCAAGCTATCAAGCAAGTATCGAAGGATTCAAGCAACGTCATATCACAACAGAGGAAGCACAGGCGCTGATTCGACAAACGGTCACCTTGGCGCAAAAAGCACGCACGCTTAGCGGGAAGAGTGACGCATTGATCGCGGGATCAGTGGGTCCTTATGGTGCCTACTTAGCAGATGGTTCTGAGTATCGCGGTCATTATGGGGTGTCAGCAGATGTGCTAGAAGCCTTCCACAGACCACGGATCGAAGCATTGATTGAAGCGGGGGCTGATCTGCTGGCATTTGAGACGATTCCGTCGCTCGAGGAAGCTGTCGTGTTGTTCCGGATTCTCGAAGCGTATCCGGAAGTGTCCGCTTGGCTGACGTTCTCGCTTCAAGATGCGACACACATTAGTGAAGGAACGGCACTTGCGACGTGTATCGAGACAATTGGACAACATCCACAGCTCGCAGCAATCGGTGCAAATTGTTTTCCGGCATCTTACGCGACCGATTTCATCCGTCACCTTAAGGCGTTGACGGATGTGCCAATCATCGTCTATCCGAACTCTGGTGAGGTTTATGATCCGGTCGCAAAAACGTGGTCAGGTACGAATCAGTGTACATCGTTCCAAACCGTCGCGAAGACATGGTATGAGGCAGGGGCACGATTGATCGGCGGTTGTTGCCGAACGTCACCTGAACACATCGCACAAATTCGTTCGGTTTGTCAGGTTGCTCATACATCATGA